The Hugenholtzia roseola DSM 9546 genomic sequence AACTGATGGGAGTGGTGGGGCTTCCCTTTTTTGAGTCGCAGAAGCAGGCAGAAAAGCAGATAACCCATGTTTTTTCGCTGATAATGAACACTTTTACGGGGGTCTTGGTCTTGCTTATTGCGGTGTCTTCTTTGGTTTCGCGCTTGCTTACAAAGCCTTTGAAACTTTTGACAGAAAAAATCCAGCAAACTTCTTTGAGTGATGAAAACAAACCCTTAGTTTATCAATCAGAAGATGAAATTGGACTTTTGGTAAAAGAGTACAATACTATGTTGGTAAAATTAGAAGAAAGTAAAAACGCATTGGCAATTTCTGAAAAGGAATCGGCGTGGCGAGAGATGGCAAAGCAGGTAGCTCATGAGATTAAAAATCCGCTTACGCCGATGAAACTCACACTACAACATTTGGAGCGCGTCTTTGCCAAAGAAAACGAACAAGCGGTTCGCTCTATCAAACTACTTGTTAATCAGGTAGATACGCTCACCGATATTGCCAATTCTTTTGCCGCTTTTGCCAAAATGCCAATCCCCAAAAATGAGAATTTTGATATTGCGGCTTTGCTTTTGGATATTCTAATTTTATTTAAAAATGACCAACGACTGACCTTTGACGCTATCCTACCACAGGGCGAATTTTGGGTTAGGGGCGATAAACAACTGATGGGGCGCATCTTCACAAACCTCATTCTCAATGGTGTGCAAGCCGTTCCTGCCGAAGAAGACGCGCATCTGAATATCCGCTTGGAGGCATTTGAGCAGGCGCAAAAAGTCTGCATTAGCATTACTGATAATGGCAGCGGCATATCCGAAGAAGTTGCTAAAAAGATTTTTATTCCTAATTTTTCTACCAAAAGTTCGGGTTCGGGTATCGGTTTGGCAGTGGCAAAAAGAGGCATCGAGCATGCAGGAGGGCGCATTTGGTTTGAAACCCAATTAGGCGAGGGGACGACCTTTTTTATAGAATTGCCTTGGGAAAATGTTTAGGGGCAGATTTGGGAAGGTTAGAGTGCCTTTATCCTAATTTCGCCCCTCTGCAACTTTTCTCTCTTTTTTGGGGTTTGTTTTCTAATTTGGCACAGAGAAAAGCACAAAACAGACGCACCGCCCTACTACCTTAGAGCCGCCTGATAGATTTTCGCTACCTTTGCCAAACCTTTTACTCTCTTTTTATGCTTTTATGATAGAACACAATACGATAAAATCGGAAACCGCCGTACTTGTTACGCTTGTCAATCAGAATCAGCCCTTGCATAAGGCGGAAGAATACCTAAGCGAACTCGCCTTTTTAGCTGAAACCTTAGGCATCGAAACCAAAAAAAGTTTTTACCAAAAATTAGAAAATCCCGACACCAACACCTTTGTAGGCAGTGGAAAATTAGCCGAAATCAAAGCCTATGCAAAAGCCCACCAAGTAGATACCATCATCTTTGACGACGAACTCTCGCCCCGTCATGTCCGAAACTTAGAGCGCGACCTCGAATGTGAAAAAGAAGGCATCGCGATTTTTGATAGAAGCACCCTTATCTTAGAAATTTTTAAGTATCGCGCCCAAACTGCACAAGCCAAGACACAGGTAGAACTGGCACGCTATCAATACCTACTACCACGCCTGACCCGCATGTGGACACACCTTTCCCGACAAAGAGGGGGTATTGGGCAGCGCGGAGCAGGGGAAAAGGAAATCGAAACCGACCGCCGTTTGGTGCGCGATAGAATCTCGCTTCTCAAAGAAAAGCTCAAAAAAATAGAGCAGCAAGACCAAACACGCCGCAAGGAGCGCGATAAAATCGTCCGCGTAGCCTTAGTAGGCTATACCAACGTCGGAAAGTCGACTTTAATGCGATTGCTCACAAAAGCCGATGTCTTTGCCGAAAACAAACTCTTTGCCACAGTAGATGCCACTGTCCGAAAGGTAAAATGGGAGGGGATTCCCTTTCTGCTCACCGATACGGTAGGTTTTATCCGAAAATTGCCCACTACCCTGATAGAAAGTTTCAAATCTACTTTGCAGGAAGTAGTAGATGCCGACGTGCTGGTGCATGTCGTAGATATTTCGCACCCTGCCTTCGAAGAGCATATTCGGGTAGTGAATCAGACTTTATTAGAAATTAAGGCTGCCAATAAGCCTACTTTGTTGGTTTTCAATAAGATAGACCAACACAAGGCAGATTTGCAAATCGGACAAAACTACATCATCTATCCCCCTTCTTTGGACGAACTCAAAGAAAGTTATTTGGCGAAAGACGAACAAAATACGGTCTTTATTTCGGCAGCGCAAAACGAAAACATAGACGAACTGCGCACCAAACTTTTGGAACTCATTGCCAAACGCCATTTTCAAATCTATCCGAACTACAAACGTCCCACTGGCTGGGGCGATATGCCCAAAGAGGAAACCGCCGATTGGGAGTAAGAAACCCTTTGAGGTGCGAACTTTGCCCTCCCTTTTAGTCTAATGATGTTAAATGCTAAAAATCAGATGCAAATGTAGGGACAAGGCATTGCCTTGTCCTATGTCCCAAACCCTAAGGGTCTTGAAGACCCTTAGGGTTTAAGTCCAAATTTCATTTCATGTCAAATTTGAAAAAACTATAATAAAACAAGACTTTTCACAAAACTTAACATTACTAACTTTTAGCCGCCAAATTTGCGTCAAGCCATTTTTGGGCATTCTCCACTTCTTCAAAAAATTCCATGCTAAGGCTCATTTTCATCATCTTGATAGTCTGAACAATGACTTTGGCGGCAATGTTTTGAAACATATTTTGAGGCTCTACTACGGCAACGTATGTATAACGCCCCTGCATTTCAGTACGGTAGCGCGGCGCATAGCGCGAAACCAACCAAGCACGCGATTCGGGCGCATCATATTCAAGTTTCAAATAATTGAGAATAGCCCCCTTGATGCTTAGGTCTTGCTTGCCAAATTCCAAAAAGTTTTCGAAGCCTTCGCGGTGGTCGGCTACGCTGATGCGCCCTATCAAATGAAGCATCAGATAAGCAAAATCTGCCGTTTGGTAGCGTTCAATCAAAACGGTTTGGGCTTGATTTTCAAAAAGTATCGTTTTGGTAGTGTCTTGCATTTGAAAAGAAAAAAGTAGGGGAAATATAATTTTAGTAATAAAAAAAGCTAATTTTTTTAAGCAAAAGCCTAAATTTTGCTATTGATATAGGCTAAAAGGGTCTTTTTGTGTGCCATCTTTTTGTACCTATCTAATACCTTGTGGCGGTACTTTTTGTTAGATTTTTCTGCTAAAATGGTGTCATAAAAAGTGAGCATGCCCTTGATGCCTGCTTCTATGCTTTCGGCTTGGTGGGTGTTCTGTTCGGGAAATTCGAGTAGGTGAAGGGTCTGCCCAAAGACAAAGGCGAGGAGTAGGTCGGGCTGAAAAGGGTAGCTTTTTTCTTTCAAAACGTCCATTTCGGGCGAACTTCCCAAGACAATCTTTACGTGTGGCGCACCCGAAATCCAAGCGAAGGCGTAGGCTGCCGTCATTTGGCGCGTTTCTTTTTGCAAGACATCAAAGGGCGAAAGTTGTAGCCAATTTTGCATAGCAAGTTGCACCTCTGCCTGATGTGCGTAATAGTCGTCTTTGGTGCGAAAAAGTTTTTGTTCGGTAGAATCTTCTTGGGCAGAAAGAGAGGCAATATTTCCTAAGAAAAACAAAAGGAACAACAGAAAAAAGGCAAGTGTTTTAAACATAATAAAGATGGAAAGAGGGTCTGAAAAAATGGAATAAGCGTCGGGCAAAGTTAGTCAAATTTAGCCAAAGTGGGTTTTCTTTTTTGTTTGGCAATCGTCTTTATGATAAGGCGTTTTCCCCTTTTTAGTTTTGTTTTTTTACAAAAAAGCCCTATCTTAGCGTTCTTTCTTAACAAACTACTCAAAAGGCAAAGATGGCATATAGTGTATGGGAAAAAGAAGCCTTTACTACTTACGATTTGGTAGTAGTGGGCGCAGGTTTTGTGGGGCTTTCTACGGCAGCCGCTTGGCTTGAACGCTACCCCAAGGCGCGTGTAGCCGTCGTTGAGCGCAATTTTTTACCTACGGGAGCTTCTACCAAAAATGCGGGCTTTGCCTGTTTTGGCAGCCTGACCGAAATTTTAGCCGACCTTCAAATGATGAACGCCGAAACGGTCTTCAATTTGGTGCAAAGTCGTTATGAAGGCTTACAATTACTGCGCCAGCGGCTTGGCGATTCCGCCTTAGATTTGAAACAATACGGAGGCTATGAATTGCTCACCGAAGCCCAAATGCCTGCTTTGGCGGAATTAGATAAGGTCAATGATTTTTTAAAACCCATCTTCGAAAAATATCATACCAACTTTGAAGGCAGGGTATTTAGGCGCAAAGATGGCACAATCGCGAGTTTTAAATTTAATGCCCAAAAAGTACGCGCCATGGTCTATACCCCTTTTGAAGGGCAAATCAATAGCGGAATGGCTATCCGCAACCTTTGGCAGTATGTAGCCAAAAGAGGCGCACTGGTCTGGACAGGGGTGCAGGCGATAGATTGGCAAGCCATCGGCAGCAACGTAGAACTTCACCTACAACCGACAAGCCTTTCCGAACCCAAACCGCACACGCGC encodes the following:
- the hflX gene encoding GTPase HflX; its protein translation is MIEHNTIKSETAVLVTLVNQNQPLHKAEEYLSELAFLAETLGIETKKSFYQKLENPDTNTFVGSGKLAEIKAYAKAHQVDTIIFDDELSPRHVRNLERDLECEKEGIAIFDRSTLILEIFKYRAQTAQAKTQVELARYQYLLPRLTRMWTHLSRQRGGIGQRGAGEKEIETDRRLVRDRISLLKEKLKKIEQQDQTRRKERDKIVRVALVGYTNVGKSTLMRLLTKADVFAENKLFATVDATVRKVKWEGIPFLLTDTVGFIRKLPTTLIESFKSTLQEVVDADVLVHVVDISHPAFEEHIRVVNQTLLEIKAANKPTLLVFNKIDQHKADLQIGQNYIIYPPSLDELKESYLAKDEQNTVFISAAQNENIDELRTKLLELIAKRHFQIYPNYKRPTGWGDMPKEETADWE
- a CDS encoding NAD(P)/FAD-dependent oxidoreductase, with the protein product MAYSVWEKEAFTTYDLVVVGAGFVGLSTAAAWLERYPKARVAVVERNFLPTGASTKNAGFACFGSLTEILADLQMMNAETVFNLVQSRYEGLQLLRQRLGDSALDLKQYGGYELLTEAQMPALAELDKVNDFLKPIFEKYHTNFEGRVFRRKDGTIASFKFNAQKVRAMVYTPFEGQINSGMAIRNLWQYVAKRGALVWTGVQAIDWQAIGSNVELHLQPTSLSEPKPHTRFSIQAKKIAICTNAFAKEALPTADIQAGRGLVLITKPISSLPFKGTFHLEAGFYYFRNLENRVIFGGGRNLDFEAEKTTQLGINPLIAQDLENKLKTLILPQFQPEIDYFWSGIMAFGREKSPLLVSLHPNVAAGVRLSGMGVALSSKVALDLVSRLSEDT